One genomic window of Megachile rotundata isolate GNS110a chromosome 12, iyMegRotu1, whole genome shotgun sequence includes the following:
- the LOC105661980 gene encoding general transcription factor II-I repeat domain-containing protein 2A-like isoform X1 translates to MTQIKEKLIKEEVDEVNHFDLFLQDNLCSDFAARLSFEIALEIAKTTCNCADGEFIKRCLIITAGQICPSRIEVLDTINLSKLTIMRCIDLMVDNVMNQMRDICATFVTYSLAINQNICLSGTLYMAIFIRGVNSNLHVTEELLDLVSLGDNMSAENIFSHVKATIESNNLEWEKLVSITTNGSSMIIDDKIGLTSLLNSQLNTLGSSNKIIAVHSLMITQNLCAKSSVILNVMSTIVSIVYYIRNHEIKLQEFHTLVEELDSDYESSKVTELPNYIETEWLNRGTILEKFYNIHEIIRDFMELTGHPVPELKDTQWLIDLAFLTDLVQHMNRLNLLLQEEGKIIVELYDTVRAFQMKIQLWIRQLQMGNAYHFPKLKLAAVNEDCIKKYCSILQILLEEFETRFRDIQNLDTDFNIFAMPFSVNVNTVPAEVLLELIDLRCDRRLKANAGTLIDFYEAFSYIRFPHLHNLVARTLSMFGSTYICERLISNMDMMKSTHKTGQLGYDHIFKCSLILNSCQSVVPNITQLLKERNL, encoded by the exons ATGACAcagataaaagaaaaattaataaaagaagaagTAGATGAGGTAAACCATTTTGAT TTATTTTTACAGGACAATTTGTGTAGCGATTTTGCAGCGCGATTAAGTTTTGAAATTGCATTGGAAATTGCAAAAACGACATGCAATTGTGCAGACGGAGAATTCATCAAAAGGTGCCTAATAATTACAGCTGGACAGATATGTCCATCACGAATCGAAGTTCTCGATACGATAAATTTATCTAAACTGACAATAATGCGTTGCATTGATTTAATGGTAGACAATGTTATGAACCAGATGCGTGACATATGTGCCACATTTGTAACATACTCATTAGCAATTAATCAGAATATATGTTTATCAGGTACTCTGTACATGGCAATTTTTATTCGTGGAGTAAATAGTAATTTACATGTTACAGAGGAGCTATTAGATTTAGTGTCATTAGGTGATAATATGTCTGCAGAGAACATTTTTTCTCATGTGAAGGCAACAATAGAAAGTAACAATTTAGAATGGGAGAAACTTGTGTCTATAACAACTAATGGATCCTCTATGATAATCGATGATAAAATTGGCCTTACGAGTCTTTTGAACTCGCAATTAAATACATTAGGTAGTTCTAATAAGATAATTGCTGTGCATAGTCTAATGATCACGCAAAACTTATGTGCAAAAAGTAgtgtaatattaaatgttatgtCCACCATTGTGAGCATTGTGTATTATATTAGAAaccatgaaataaaattacaagaatttCATACACTTGTGGAAGAACTTGATTCGGATTATGAATCTAGTAAAGTAACAGAGCTGCCTAATTATATCGAAACAGAATGGTTAAATCGTGGAACTATATTGGAAaagttttataatattcatGAAATAATAAGAGATTTTATGGAACTAACAGGGCATCCTGTACCAGAATTAAAAGACACCCAATGGCTAATCGACTTagcatttttaacagatttagtACAACATATGAATAGGCTAAATCTATTATTGCAAGAAGAAGGAAAGATTATAGTGGAATTATACGATACTGTTCGTGCATTTCAAATGAAAATACAACTATGGATAAGGCAGTTACAAATGGGAAATGCTTATCactttccaaaactgaaattagcagCGGTAAATGAGGattgcattaaaaaatattgttcaattttacaaatacttCTAGAGGAGTTTGAAACCAGATTTAGagatatacaaaatttagaTACAGATTTTAACATATTTGCAATGCCTTTTTCAGTCAACGTGAATACTGTCCCAGCAGAAGTACTATTAGAATTAATTGATTTACGATGCGACCGAAGGTTAAAAGCTAACGCAGGTACTTTGATAGATTTTTACGAAGCTTTTTCGTATATACGATTTCCACATTTACATAATCTTGTAGCTAGAACATTATCCATGTTTGGATCGACGTATATTTGTGAACGATTAATTTCAAATATGGATATGATGAAATCAACTCACAAAACAGGACAACTTGGTTATGATCACATTTTTAAGTGCTCATTAATACTAAATTCGTGTCAATCTGTTGTTCCAAATATTACCCAATTACTGAAGGAAAGAAATTTATAG
- the LOC105661980 gene encoding general transcription factor II-I repeat domain-containing protein 2A-like isoform X3, giving the protein MTQIKEKLIKEEVDELFLQDNLCSDFAARLSFEIALEIAKTTCNCADGEFIKRCLIITAGQICPSRIEVLDTINLSKLTIMRCIDLMVDNVMNQMRDICATFVTYSLAINQNICLSGTLYMAIFIRGVNSNLHVTEELLDLVSLGDNMSAENIFSHVKATIESNNLEWEKLVSITTNGSSMIIDDKIGLTSLLNSQLNTLGSSNKIIAVHSLMITQNLCAKSSVILNVMSTIVSIVYYIRNHEIKLQEFHTLVEELDSDYESSKVTELPNYIETEWLNRGTILEKFYNIHEIIRDFMELTGHPVPELKDTQWLIDLAFLTDLVQHMNRLNLLLQEEGKIIVELYDTVRAFQMKIQLWIRQLQMGNAYHFPKLKLAAVNEDCIKKYCSILQILLEEFETRFRDIQNLDTDFNIFAMPFSVNVNTVPAEVLLELIDLRCDRRLKANAGTLIDFYEAFSYIRFPHLHNLVARTLSMFGSTYICERLISNMDMMKSTHKTGQLGYDHIFKCSLILNSCQSVVPNITQLLKERNL; this is encoded by the exons ATGACAcagataaaagaaaaattaataaaagaagaagTAGATGAG TTATTTTTACAGGACAATTTGTGTAGCGATTTTGCAGCGCGATTAAGTTTTGAAATTGCATTGGAAATTGCAAAAACGACATGCAATTGTGCAGACGGAGAATTCATCAAAAGGTGCCTAATAATTACAGCTGGACAGATATGTCCATCACGAATCGAAGTTCTCGATACGATAAATTTATCTAAACTGACAATAATGCGTTGCATTGATTTAATGGTAGACAATGTTATGAACCAGATGCGTGACATATGTGCCACATTTGTAACATACTCATTAGCAATTAATCAGAATATATGTTTATCAGGTACTCTGTACATGGCAATTTTTATTCGTGGAGTAAATAGTAATTTACATGTTACAGAGGAGCTATTAGATTTAGTGTCATTAGGTGATAATATGTCTGCAGAGAACATTTTTTCTCATGTGAAGGCAACAATAGAAAGTAACAATTTAGAATGGGAGAAACTTGTGTCTATAACAACTAATGGATCCTCTATGATAATCGATGATAAAATTGGCCTTACGAGTCTTTTGAACTCGCAATTAAATACATTAGGTAGTTCTAATAAGATAATTGCTGTGCATAGTCTAATGATCACGCAAAACTTATGTGCAAAAAGTAgtgtaatattaaatgttatgtCCACCATTGTGAGCATTGTGTATTATATTAGAAaccatgaaataaaattacaagaatttCATACACTTGTGGAAGAACTTGATTCGGATTATGAATCTAGTAAAGTAACAGAGCTGCCTAATTATATCGAAACAGAATGGTTAAATCGTGGAACTATATTGGAAaagttttataatattcatGAAATAATAAGAGATTTTATGGAACTAACAGGGCATCCTGTACCAGAATTAAAAGACACCCAATGGCTAATCGACTTagcatttttaacagatttagtACAACATATGAATAGGCTAAATCTATTATTGCAAGAAGAAGGAAAGATTATAGTGGAATTATACGATACTGTTCGTGCATTTCAAATGAAAATACAACTATGGATAAGGCAGTTACAAATGGGAAATGCTTATCactttccaaaactgaaattagcagCGGTAAATGAGGattgcattaaaaaatattgttcaattttacaaatacttCTAGAGGAGTTTGAAACCAGATTTAGagatatacaaaatttagaTACAGATTTTAACATATTTGCAATGCCTTTTTCAGTCAACGTGAATACTGTCCCAGCAGAAGTACTATTAGAATTAATTGATTTACGATGCGACCGAAGGTTAAAAGCTAACGCAGGTACTTTGATAGATTTTTACGAAGCTTTTTCGTATATACGATTTCCACATTTACATAATCTTGTAGCTAGAACATTATCCATGTTTGGATCGACGTATATTTGTGAACGATTAATTTCAAATATGGATATGATGAAATCAACTCACAAAACAGGACAACTTGGTTATGATCACATTTTTAAGTGCTCATTAATACTAAATTCGTGTCAATCTGTTGTTCCAAATATTACCCAATTACTGAAGGAAAGAAATTTATAG
- the LOC105661980 gene encoding general transcription factor II-I repeat domain-containing protein 2A-like isoform X4, translating into MTQIKEKLIKEEVDEDNLCSDFAARLSFEIALEIAKTTCNCADGEFIKRCLIITAGQICPSRIEVLDTINLSKLTIMRCIDLMVDNVMNQMRDICATFVTYSLAINQNICLSGTLYMAIFIRGVNSNLHVTEELLDLVSLGDNMSAENIFSHVKATIESNNLEWEKLVSITTNGSSMIIDDKIGLTSLLNSQLNTLGSSNKIIAVHSLMITQNLCAKSSVILNVMSTIVSIVYYIRNHEIKLQEFHTLVEELDSDYESSKVTELPNYIETEWLNRGTILEKFYNIHEIIRDFMELTGHPVPELKDTQWLIDLAFLTDLVQHMNRLNLLLQEEGKIIVELYDTVRAFQMKIQLWIRQLQMGNAYHFPKLKLAAVNEDCIKKYCSILQILLEEFETRFRDIQNLDTDFNIFAMPFSVNVNTVPAEVLLELIDLRCDRRLKANAGTLIDFYEAFSYIRFPHLHNLVARTLSMFGSTYICERLISNMDMMKSTHKTGQLGYDHIFKCSLILNSCQSVVPNITQLLKERNL; encoded by the exons ATGACAcagataaaagaaaaattaataaaagaagaagTAGATGAG GACAATTTGTGTAGCGATTTTGCAGCGCGATTAAGTTTTGAAATTGCATTGGAAATTGCAAAAACGACATGCAATTGTGCAGACGGAGAATTCATCAAAAGGTGCCTAATAATTACAGCTGGACAGATATGTCCATCACGAATCGAAGTTCTCGATACGATAAATTTATCTAAACTGACAATAATGCGTTGCATTGATTTAATGGTAGACAATGTTATGAACCAGATGCGTGACATATGTGCCACATTTGTAACATACTCATTAGCAATTAATCAGAATATATGTTTATCAGGTACTCTGTACATGGCAATTTTTATTCGTGGAGTAAATAGTAATTTACATGTTACAGAGGAGCTATTAGATTTAGTGTCATTAGGTGATAATATGTCTGCAGAGAACATTTTTTCTCATGTGAAGGCAACAATAGAAAGTAACAATTTAGAATGGGAGAAACTTGTGTCTATAACAACTAATGGATCCTCTATGATAATCGATGATAAAATTGGCCTTACGAGTCTTTTGAACTCGCAATTAAATACATTAGGTAGTTCTAATAAGATAATTGCTGTGCATAGTCTAATGATCACGCAAAACTTATGTGCAAAAAGTAgtgtaatattaaatgttatgtCCACCATTGTGAGCATTGTGTATTATATTAGAAaccatgaaataaaattacaagaatttCATACACTTGTGGAAGAACTTGATTCGGATTATGAATCTAGTAAAGTAACAGAGCTGCCTAATTATATCGAAACAGAATGGTTAAATCGTGGAACTATATTGGAAaagttttataatattcatGAAATAATAAGAGATTTTATGGAACTAACAGGGCATCCTGTACCAGAATTAAAAGACACCCAATGGCTAATCGACTTagcatttttaacagatttagtACAACATATGAATAGGCTAAATCTATTATTGCAAGAAGAAGGAAAGATTATAGTGGAATTATACGATACTGTTCGTGCATTTCAAATGAAAATACAACTATGGATAAGGCAGTTACAAATGGGAAATGCTTATCactttccaaaactgaaattagcagCGGTAAATGAGGattgcattaaaaaatattgttcaattttacaaatacttCTAGAGGAGTTTGAAACCAGATTTAGagatatacaaaatttagaTACAGATTTTAACATATTTGCAATGCCTTTTTCAGTCAACGTGAATACTGTCCCAGCAGAAGTACTATTAGAATTAATTGATTTACGATGCGACCGAAGGTTAAAAGCTAACGCAGGTACTTTGATAGATTTTTACGAAGCTTTTTCGTATATACGATTTCCACATTTACATAATCTTGTAGCTAGAACATTATCCATGTTTGGATCGACGTATATTTGTGAACGATTAATTTCAAATATGGATATGATGAAATCAACTCACAAAACAGGACAACTTGGTTATGATCACATTTTTAAGTGCTCATTAATACTAAATTCGTGTCAATCTGTTGTTCCAAATATTACCCAATTACTGAAGGAAAGAAATTTATAG
- the LOC105661980 gene encoding general transcription factor II-I repeat domain-containing protein 2A-like isoform X2, with amino-acid sequence MTQIKEKLIKEEVDEVNHFDDNLCSDFAARLSFEIALEIAKTTCNCADGEFIKRCLIITAGQICPSRIEVLDTINLSKLTIMRCIDLMVDNVMNQMRDICATFVTYSLAINQNICLSGTLYMAIFIRGVNSNLHVTEELLDLVSLGDNMSAENIFSHVKATIESNNLEWEKLVSITTNGSSMIIDDKIGLTSLLNSQLNTLGSSNKIIAVHSLMITQNLCAKSSVILNVMSTIVSIVYYIRNHEIKLQEFHTLVEELDSDYESSKVTELPNYIETEWLNRGTILEKFYNIHEIIRDFMELTGHPVPELKDTQWLIDLAFLTDLVQHMNRLNLLLQEEGKIIVELYDTVRAFQMKIQLWIRQLQMGNAYHFPKLKLAAVNEDCIKKYCSILQILLEEFETRFRDIQNLDTDFNIFAMPFSVNVNTVPAEVLLELIDLRCDRRLKANAGTLIDFYEAFSYIRFPHLHNLVARTLSMFGSTYICERLISNMDMMKSTHKTGQLGYDHIFKCSLILNSCQSVVPNITQLLKERNL; translated from the exons ATGACAcagataaaagaaaaattaataaaagaagaagTAGATGAGGTAAACCATTTTGAT GACAATTTGTGTAGCGATTTTGCAGCGCGATTAAGTTTTGAAATTGCATTGGAAATTGCAAAAACGACATGCAATTGTGCAGACGGAGAATTCATCAAAAGGTGCCTAATAATTACAGCTGGACAGATATGTCCATCACGAATCGAAGTTCTCGATACGATAAATTTATCTAAACTGACAATAATGCGTTGCATTGATTTAATGGTAGACAATGTTATGAACCAGATGCGTGACATATGTGCCACATTTGTAACATACTCATTAGCAATTAATCAGAATATATGTTTATCAGGTACTCTGTACATGGCAATTTTTATTCGTGGAGTAAATAGTAATTTACATGTTACAGAGGAGCTATTAGATTTAGTGTCATTAGGTGATAATATGTCTGCAGAGAACATTTTTTCTCATGTGAAGGCAACAATAGAAAGTAACAATTTAGAATGGGAGAAACTTGTGTCTATAACAACTAATGGATCCTCTATGATAATCGATGATAAAATTGGCCTTACGAGTCTTTTGAACTCGCAATTAAATACATTAGGTAGTTCTAATAAGATAATTGCTGTGCATAGTCTAATGATCACGCAAAACTTATGTGCAAAAAGTAgtgtaatattaaatgttatgtCCACCATTGTGAGCATTGTGTATTATATTAGAAaccatgaaataaaattacaagaatttCATACACTTGTGGAAGAACTTGATTCGGATTATGAATCTAGTAAAGTAACAGAGCTGCCTAATTATATCGAAACAGAATGGTTAAATCGTGGAACTATATTGGAAaagttttataatattcatGAAATAATAAGAGATTTTATGGAACTAACAGGGCATCCTGTACCAGAATTAAAAGACACCCAATGGCTAATCGACTTagcatttttaacagatttagtACAACATATGAATAGGCTAAATCTATTATTGCAAGAAGAAGGAAAGATTATAGTGGAATTATACGATACTGTTCGTGCATTTCAAATGAAAATACAACTATGGATAAGGCAGTTACAAATGGGAAATGCTTATCactttccaaaactgaaattagcagCGGTAAATGAGGattgcattaaaaaatattgttcaattttacaaatacttCTAGAGGAGTTTGAAACCAGATTTAGagatatacaaaatttagaTACAGATTTTAACATATTTGCAATGCCTTTTTCAGTCAACGTGAATACTGTCCCAGCAGAAGTACTATTAGAATTAATTGATTTACGATGCGACCGAAGGTTAAAAGCTAACGCAGGTACTTTGATAGATTTTTACGAAGCTTTTTCGTATATACGATTTCCACATTTACATAATCTTGTAGCTAGAACATTATCCATGTTTGGATCGACGTATATTTGTGAACGATTAATTTCAAATATGGATATGATGAAATCAACTCACAAAACAGGACAACTTGGTTATGATCACATTTTTAAGTGCTCATTAATACTAAATTCGTGTCAATCTGTTGTTCCAAATATTACCCAATTACTGAAGGAAAGAAATTTATAG
- the LOC105661980 gene encoding general transcription factor II-I repeat domain-containing protein 2A-like isoform X5 translates to MTQIKEKLIKEEVDEVNHFDLFLQDNLCSDFAARLSFEIALEIAKTTCNCADGEFIKRCLIITAGQICPSRIEVLDTINLSKLTIMRCIDLMVDNVMNQMRDICATFVTYSLAINQNICLSGTLYMAIFIRGVNSNLHVTEELLDLVSLGDNMSAENIFSHVKATIESNNLEWEKLVSITTNGSSMIIDDKIGLTSLLNSQLNTLGSSNKIIAVHSLMITQNLCAKSSVILNVMSTIVSIVYYIRNHEIKLQEFHTLVEELDSDYESSKVTELPNYIETEWLNRGTILEKFYNIHEIIRDFMELTGHPVPELKDTQWLIDLAFLTDLVQHMNRLNLLLQEEGKIIVELYDTVRAFQMKIQLWIRQLQMGNAYHFPKLKLAAVNEDCIKKYCSILQILLEEFETRFRDIQNLDTDFNIFAMPFSVNVNTVPAEVLLELIDLRCDRRLKANAARTLSMFGSTYICERLISNMDMMKSTHKTGQLGYDHIFKCSLILNSCQSVVPNITQLLKERNL, encoded by the exons ATGACAcagataaaagaaaaattaataaaagaagaagTAGATGAGGTAAACCATTTTGAT TTATTTTTACAGGACAATTTGTGTAGCGATTTTGCAGCGCGATTAAGTTTTGAAATTGCATTGGAAATTGCAAAAACGACATGCAATTGTGCAGACGGAGAATTCATCAAAAGGTGCCTAATAATTACAGCTGGACAGATATGTCCATCACGAATCGAAGTTCTCGATACGATAAATTTATCTAAACTGACAATAATGCGTTGCATTGATTTAATGGTAGACAATGTTATGAACCAGATGCGTGACATATGTGCCACATTTGTAACATACTCATTAGCAATTAATCAGAATATATGTTTATCAGGTACTCTGTACATGGCAATTTTTATTCGTGGAGTAAATAGTAATTTACATGTTACAGAGGAGCTATTAGATTTAGTGTCATTAGGTGATAATATGTCTGCAGAGAACATTTTTTCTCATGTGAAGGCAACAATAGAAAGTAACAATTTAGAATGGGAGAAACTTGTGTCTATAACAACTAATGGATCCTCTATGATAATCGATGATAAAATTGGCCTTACGAGTCTTTTGAACTCGCAATTAAATACATTAGGTAGTTCTAATAAGATAATTGCTGTGCATAGTCTAATGATCACGCAAAACTTATGTGCAAAAAGTAgtgtaatattaaatgttatgtCCACCATTGTGAGCATTGTGTATTATATTAGAAaccatgaaataaaattacaagaatttCATACACTTGTGGAAGAACTTGATTCGGATTATGAATCTAGTAAAGTAACAGAGCTGCCTAATTATATCGAAACAGAATGGTTAAATCGTGGAACTATATTGGAAaagttttataatattcatGAAATAATAAGAGATTTTATGGAACTAACAGGGCATCCTGTACCAGAATTAAAAGACACCCAATGGCTAATCGACTTagcatttttaacagatttagtACAACATATGAATAGGCTAAATCTATTATTGCAAGAAGAAGGAAAGATTATAGTGGAATTATACGATACTGTTCGTGCATTTCAAATGAAAATACAACTATGGATAAGGCAGTTACAAATGGGAAATGCTTATCactttccaaaactgaaattagcagCGGTAAATGAGGattgcattaaaaaatattgttcaattttacaaatacttCTAGAGGAGTTTGAAACCAGATTTAGagatatacaaaatttagaTACAGATTTTAACATATTTGCAATGCCTTTTTCAGTCAACGTGAATACTGTCCCAGCAGAAGTACTATTAGAATTAATTGATTTACGATGCGACCGAAGGTTAAAAGCTAACGCAG CTAGAACATTATCCATGTTTGGATCGACGTATATTTGTGAACGATTAATTTCAAATATGGATATGATGAAATCAACTCACAAAACAGGACAACTTGGTTATGATCACATTTTTAAGTGCTCATTAATACTAAATTCGTGTCAATCTGTTGTTCCAAATATTACCCAATTACTGAAGGAAAGAAATTTATAG
- the JTBR gene encoding jumping translocation breakpoint protein JTBR, whose protein sequence is MIESCTKKRMLIGITLLGGLTVLVLIVESHWTDSPNKLYLENFENNTTCISGEEYEIISECHPCTAFEIASKSIDICVHARYKEVLKCKSGETITRSCDRVAWLEERAFWKFEILMFLLAFMSCISVYWRENILRQRIIRKVARQLKAGV, encoded by the exons ATGATTGAGTCTTGTACCAAAAAACGAATGTTAATTGGCATTACTTTGTTAGGAGG ATTAACAGTCTTAGTATTAATTGTTGAAAGTCACTGGACAGATAGTCCTAATAAACTTTAtctggaaaattttgaaaataatacaaCATGTATATCTGGAGAGgaatatgaaataatttcagAATGCCATCCGTGTACTGCATTTGAAATAGCTAGTAAAAGCATTGATATATGTGTCCATGCAAGATACAAAGAAGTATTGAAATGTAAAAGTGGTGAAACTATAACAAGAAG TTGTGATAGGGTAGCTTGGCTAGAAGAAAGGgcattttggaagtttgaaatacTTATGTTTCTTCTGGCATTTATGTCCTGCATCAGTGTCTATTGGAGAGAAAACATTTTAAGACaaagaataataagaaaagtAGCTAGGCAATTAAAGGCTGGTGTATAG
- the Gstcd gene encoding glutathione S-transferase, C-terminal domain containing: MDEAYLEVYSLEELCLAPIETIITLFTVKYCESKINIKLILNKKKPLERAYMINISNFVYEVMDTNRIPYHASSCELPIIIVNKTSCVAGLCAILRQIVKEVTVKYPEHYCKKLLGFKDSCLTACSETSVWTKFCEVDLILTTKFVHANDEIKNELPTSMARFECHMSQPVRLHNLYKYTMSKKFSDDSLISPEGLRLLEHTYAEGSYITLADIIIFVCIHILLTVFSSETTMKLLPLTAKWYKKMIEDQTILDCLEFLPLLKNQDITEFHYTLPQVANQSLYKSDSKRYKPRNRIYTRQEDVEDSLQLFKTLNIQTNLDLQPFGAELNLDWSSIPYDATPEGGSLPSTRLKKKHEQLENMCKPVIKLAKAGDVIVDFCSGSGHLGILIAYLLPYCTVILLENKEESLNRAKERVKKLGLTNVRFYQCNLDYFKGHFDIGVSLHACGVATDLVIQQCIRLNSIFVCCPCCYGSLHDCHHLTYPRSNVFKKQMEQDKYIVLSHAADQTHDEQNVKTKQGYECMAIIDTDRKLQAEQFGYKVYLSKFIPNTCTPKNHVLIGIPRKENACSEYIS; this comes from the coding sequence ATGGATGAAGCTTATTTGGAAGTATATTCTTTGGAAGAGTTGTGTTTAGCACCGATAGAAACAATAATAACATTGTTCACTGTAAAGTATTGCGaatctaaaatcaatattaaactTATACTGAACAAAAAGAAGCCTCTTGAACGAGCATATATGataaatatttccaattttgtaTACGAAGTTATGGATACAAATAGAATCCCATATCATGCAAGTTCTTGCGAATTAccaattattattgtaaataaaactAGCTGTGTTGCAGGGCTCTGCGCAATTTTACGGCAAATCGTTAAAGAAGTTACGGTAAAATACCCGGAGCATTACTGTAAGAAATTATTGGGATTCAAAGATTCGTGTTTAACAGCTTGTTCGGAAACGAGTGTATGGACGAAATTTTGCGAGGTAGATTTGATTCTAACGACAAAATTTGTACACGCAAACGACGAAATAAAGAATGAATTGCCTACCAGCATGGCAAGATTTGAATGTCACATGTCGCAACCCGTTAGACTacataatttgtataaatataccATGTCCAAGAAATTTTCCGACGACAGTTTGATTTCACCAGAAGGATTACGTTTATTAGAACATACGTACGCCGAGGGCTCGTATATAACACTAGCagatataattatattcgtttgtatacatattttattaactgTATTTTCGAGTGAAACAACAATGAAGTTGCTTCCACTTACAGCCAAATGGTACAAAAAAATGATCGAGGATCAAACGATACTCGACTGTCTCGAATTCTTGCCGCTGTTGAAGAATCAAGACATAACGGAATTCCATTATACGCTTCCTCAAGTGGCGAATCAGAGTTTGTATAAAAGTGATTCAAAGAGATACAAACCAAGAAATCGCATTTACACGAGACAAGAAGATGTTGAAGATTCGTTACAATTGTTCAAAACGTTGAACATACAAACCAATCTTGACCTACAACCATTCGGTGCAGAATTAAATCTGGACTGGTCGTCGATACCGTATGACGCTACGCCGGAAGGCGGCTCTTTACCATCAACACGTTTGAAAAAGAAACACGAACAATTAGAAAACATGTGTAAGCCTGTAATAAAATTGGCAAAAGCGGGAGACGTCATCGTAGATTTTTGTTCCGGTAGTGGTCATTTGGGTATCCTGATTGCATATCTATTACCATATTGCACCGTTATACTGTTAGAAAATAAAGAAGAATCACTGAACAGAGCCAAAGAAAGAGTAAAAAAACTCGGATTAACGAACGTTAGATTTTACCAGTGCAACTTAGATTATTTTAAAGGGCACTTCGACATTGGTGTATCGTTACACGCGTGCGGAGTAGCAACTGATTTAGTTATACAACAATGCATCAGATTAAATTCTATTTTCGTCTGTTGCCCTTGTTGTTATGGATCGTTGCACGACTGTCACCATTTAACTTATCCAAGGAGCAATGTTTTCAAGAAACAAATGGAGCAAGATAAATACATAGTTCTTAGTCATGCTGCAGATCAAACTCATGACGAACAGAATGTTAAGACGAAGCAAGGTTACGAATGTATGGCGATTATCGATACCGACAGAAAGTTGCAAGCTGAACAATTTGGCTACAAAGTATatctttctaaattcatacCGAACACGTGCACGCCTAAAAATCATGTATTAATAGGGATTCCTAGAAAAGAAAATGCGTGTTCAGAATATATAAGTTGA